One Sodalinema gerasimenkoae IPPAS B-353 DNA segment encodes these proteins:
- a CDS encoding dipeptide ABC transporter ATP-binding protein: protein MTLLHIDQLRIAYPQTDPNEPLTWAVDDVSFQLAPSDRLGVVGESGCGKSTLGRAFMGLLPEGSHIEGDIRFQGQSVLSRTPQQLRQFRGEEIALIFQDPMTRLNPLMTIGDHCIETLRAHRPKMSFKDAKTQALETLNAVKIPGNRWSQYPHEFSGGMRQRVAIALALLLNPKLIIADEPTTSLDVTVSAEILDELMGLCQDNDLALMLISHDIALVGEYCDRIAIMTEGKIVETGNTEQILQSPQHPYSQSLLNAVRELQEVQPPPPPDPTSSISPLLQVENLQQHYSLEQNIIERLFRKGKPETIKAVDNVNLSLYPGEILGLVGESGCGKSTLSRTILQLVKPTAGRVSFLGQDLGQLSPETLRQQRRQMQMIFQDPHACLNPMMTVGDSIADPLIIHGLAKGKAAQQQVYNLLERVGLTPPETYARRYPRELSGGQQQRVAIARALITHPKLIVCDEPVSMLDANVQAQVLSLMKDLKAEFDLTYLFITHDLWVARFLCDRIAVMNQGQIVELAPTEDLFRNPQHPYTQTLLNAALSVKSPA from the coding sequence TTGACCCTACTTCACATCGACCAACTACGGATAGCCTATCCCCAAACCGACCCCAACGAGCCTCTCACCTGGGCCGTTGACGATGTCTCCTTCCAACTTGCCCCCAGCGATCGCCTGGGAGTGGTGGGCGAGTCGGGCTGTGGGAAATCCACCTTAGGACGGGCCTTTATGGGACTTTTACCAGAAGGAAGTCATATCGAAGGCGATATCCGCTTTCAGGGCCAGTCCGTTCTCTCCCGAACCCCTCAGCAGTTGCGGCAATTTCGGGGGGAGGAGATCGCCCTGATCTTCCAAGACCCCATGACGCGCCTTAATCCCCTCATGACCATCGGGGATCACTGCATCGAAACCCTGCGGGCCCATCGTCCCAAGATGAGTTTCAAAGATGCCAAAACCCAGGCCCTAGAAACCCTAAACGCCGTCAAAATCCCCGGAAATCGCTGGAGTCAATATCCCCATGAGTTTAGCGGAGGAATGCGTCAGCGGGTGGCGATCGCCCTGGCCCTACTCCTAAACCCCAAACTCATTATCGCCGACGAACCCACCACCAGCCTCGATGTCACCGTCTCGGCGGAGATTCTCGACGAACTCATGGGCCTGTGTCAAGACAACGACTTGGCTCTGATGCTGATTTCCCATGACATCGCCTTAGTGGGGGAATACTGCGATCGCATTGCCATTATGACCGAGGGCAAAATCGTCGAAACCGGCAACACCGAGCAAATTCTCCAATCCCCCCAACATCCCTACAGTCAATCCCTCCTCAACGCCGTCCGCGAACTGCAAGAGGTGCAACCGCCTCCCCCTCCCGATCCTACCTCCTCAATCTCCCCTCTCTTGCAAGTCGAGAACCTGCAACAGCATTACAGCCTAGAGCAAAATATCATCGAACGGCTGTTCCGAAAAGGGAAGCCAGAAACCATCAAAGCCGTCGATAACGTCAACTTAAGCCTCTATCCCGGCGAAATTCTCGGATTAGTGGGAGAATCCGGCTGTGGGAAATCCACCCTCTCCCGAACCATCCTGCAACTGGTGAAACCTACCGCCGGGCGAGTGTCCTTTCTCGGGCAAGATTTAGGACAACTCTCTCCCGAGACGCTACGGCAACAACGGCGACAGATGCAGATGATTTTCCAAGATCCCCACGCCTGTCTCAACCCCATGATGACGGTGGGCGATAGCATCGCCGATCCCCTGATTATTCATGGACTCGCCAAAGGCAAGGCCGCCCAGCAGCAAGTTTACAATCTCTTGGAACGGGTGGGACTCACCCCCCCCGAAACTTACGCCCGCCGCTATCCTCGGGAACTCTCTGGCGGACAACAGCAACGGGTGGCGATCGCCCGGGCCCTCATTACTCATCCCAAGTTAATCGTCTGTGACGAACCGGTGAGTATGCTAGATGCCAATGTTCAGGCCCAGGTATTGAGTTTAATGAAAGACCTCAAAGCCGAATTTGACCTCACCTACTTATTTATTACCCATGACTTATGGGTGGCTCGCTTTTTGTGCGATCGCATCGCCGTCATGAACCAAGGGCAAATCGTCGAACTCGCTCCCACCGAAGACCTATTTCGGAATCCTCAACATCCCTATACTCAAACCCTCCTCAACGCCGCCCTAAGCGTTAAGTCTCCTGCCTGA
- a CDS encoding patatin-like phospholipase family protein, whose amino-acid sequence MNLETRKNLTRPRRILSIDGGGIRGVIAAEILLKIEDILCNRDTPWNCLADYFDLIGGTSTGSILASALAMGMRVQDILDLYVNHGHDIFSPNVFWKRWLFSRYKSQPLERRLKDLFGDKTLDSNELKTFLAIVSKNATTARNYFFINHPDNRFYDDNQSLPLWQLIRASTAAPSFFPPQSMTVKTHGKKHDYEFIDGGMSMFNNPGFQLFVEATQPQYRICWKTGADNLLLVSIGTGFSSNTIAFERAKRHTILNWAPYAIGTLMEDASVQQNFIMGLIGTTPPELQRRMDDELRNLSIPICRELQDLQHSDASPHATQLSNLLTYHRYTTVFSETRFQDLKLKSITPNQVAAMDAVAQIPALKEIGQAIADEQVRPEYFDNFLHPDSE is encoded by the coding sequence ATGAACCTAGAAACGCGCAAAAATCTAACCCGCCCTAGACGCATCCTCTCCATTGACGGGGGCGGAATTCGAGGCGTTATTGCCGCTGAAATTCTCTTAAAAATTGAGGACATTCTCTGTAACCGAGACACCCCCTGGAATTGCCTCGCCGATTACTTTGACTTAATTGGGGGAACCAGTACTGGCTCCATTTTAGCCTCAGCCCTAGCGATGGGGATGAGGGTTCAAGATATCCTAGACTTATACGTGAATCATGGCCATGATATCTTTAGCCCCAATGTCTTTTGGAAACGATGGTTATTTTCAAGATATAAAAGCCAACCTCTAGAGCGGAGGCTGAAAGACCTGTTTGGCGATAAAACTCTAGACTCTAACGAGTTAAAAACCTTTCTAGCCATTGTCAGCAAAAATGCTACCACTGCACGAAACTACTTTTTTATCAATCATCCCGATAATCGATTTTATGACGATAACCAATCTCTTCCCCTCTGGCAATTAATTCGTGCGAGTACCGCCGCCCCCAGCTTTTTTCCGCCTCAAAGCATGACCGTCAAGACCCACGGTAAGAAGCATGACTATGAATTTATTGACGGGGGGATGAGTATGTTCAATAATCCCGGCTTTCAACTGTTTGTAGAAGCGACTCAGCCTCAATACAGAATTTGTTGGAAAACCGGCGCCGACAACCTCTTACTGGTTTCCATCGGAACTGGCTTTTCCTCGAATACGATTGCTTTTGAACGAGCAAAACGCCACACCATTCTGAATTGGGCACCCTATGCCATTGGAACCTTGATGGAAGATGCTAGTGTGCAGCAAAACTTTATCATGGGATTGATTGGCACCACTCCCCCGGAACTGCAACGGCGAATGGATGATGAACTAAGGAATTTATCAATTCCAATTTGTCGAGAGTTGCAAGATTTACAACACTCTGACGCATCCCCTCATGCTACCCAGTTATCCAACCTCCTCACCTATCACCGCTATACAACAGTTTTCAGTGAAACACGCTTTCAAGACCTCAAACTCAAAAGCATCACCCCCAATCAAGTCGCGGCGATGGATGCGGTTGCTCAAATCCCCGCCTTAAAAGAGATTGGCCAGGCGATCGCCGACGAACAAGTCCGCCCCGAATACTTTGATAACTTCCTCCACCCCGATAGTGAGTAG
- a CDS encoding glycosyltransferase family 2 protein has product MFFTVIIPTYNRLPILKKCLQGLAQQQLKLPIKGYEVIVVDDGSDDGTWDWLNSYQPKMPQLHCFQQTNAGPAAARNRGLDQAQGDIIVFIDSDLVVTDGFLQAHAQGLQQAIQQLGHQRLFTYGAVINTCNFDNPTAEPYKLTDFSAAYFATGNVAIPKALLDKVGNFDTRFKHYGWEDLELGVRLKKIGVKLIKCPEAAGYHWNPAFSLERLPALIEREQQRAKTGVLFYQKHPTWDVRLMIQMTIFHRALWGLLSLRGYLNEHRLSGLLQWLIQRGQSQLALEIARIFLNWYHVQAVRDAYRQLQ; this is encoded by the coding sequence ATGTTTTTCACTGTTATCATTCCCACCTACAATCGCCTACCAATCTTAAAAAAGTGCCTGCAAGGATTGGCACAGCAACAGCTCAAACTTCCCATTAAAGGCTATGAAGTCATTGTGGTTGATGACGGGTCTGATGATGGAACTTGGGACTGGTTAAACTCCTATCAACCTAAGATGCCTCAGTTGCATTGTTTCCAGCAAACAAATGCCGGCCCCGCCGCCGCTCGTAACCGAGGACTCGACCAAGCCCAAGGAGATATTATTGTCTTTATCGACAGTGATTTAGTTGTGACCGATGGCTTTTTACAAGCTCATGCCCAGGGATTACAACAGGCAATACAACAACTCGGCCATCAACGTCTCTTTACCTATGGAGCCGTCATTAACACCTGTAATTTTGACAATCCCACCGCCGAACCTTACAAACTCACCGACTTTTCTGCCGCCTATTTTGCCACCGGCAATGTAGCTATCCCCAAAGCCCTATTAGATAAAGTTGGCAACTTTGACACCCGATTTAAACACTATGGTTGGGAAGACTTAGAATTGGGCGTTCGACTCAAAAAAATCGGGGTGAAACTCATTAAATGTCCCGAAGCGGCTGGCTATCATTGGAACCCGGCGTTTTCCTTAGAACGATTACCAGCCTTAATCGAGCGAGAACAGCAACGGGCCAAAACGGGGGTGTTGTTCTACCAAAAACATCCCACCTGGGACGTGCGGCTGATGATTCAGATGACCATCTTCCATCGGGCCCTGTGGGGACTCTTATCCTTGCGAGGTTACTTAAACGAACATCGCCTCTCGGGACTGTTGCAATGGCTGATTCAGCGAGGTCAGTCTCAACTGGCCCTAGAAATTGCTCGGATTTTCCTAAATTGGTATCATGTTCAGGCTGTACGGGATGCCTACCGGCAGCTACAATAG
- a CDS encoding phycocyanobilin:ferredoxin oxidoreductase: MTSSVRSQQHPLIQQLADAIESTWQTHLDLEPYQLPEDLGYVEGRLEGEKLVIENSCYQSREFRKMHLELAKVGKNLDILHCVMFPRPTYALPMFGTDLVGGRGQISAAIVDLSPTTADLTLTSDYRQDLEALPPVNFSQVRDLPEWGDIFSDFCLFIRPSDEGEEQQFLQRVTDYLKVHCQRATASQPVSGEALAQVRAGQLYYCNKQRQNDKTRRVLEKAFGEAWAERYMTSVLFDLPPEAAA; the protein is encoded by the coding sequence ATGACCTCTTCGGTGCGATCGCAGCAACATCCCCTGATTCAACAACTCGCCGATGCCATCGAGTCCACATGGCAAACCCATCTCGACCTTGAACCCTATCAACTTCCCGAGGATTTAGGCTACGTGGAAGGGCGACTGGAGGGGGAAAAACTGGTGATTGAGAATAGCTGTTACCAGTCTCGGGAGTTTCGCAAGATGCACCTAGAACTGGCTAAAGTGGGCAAGAACCTGGACATTCTCCATTGTGTCATGTTTCCCCGCCCCACCTATGCCCTGCCCATGTTTGGCACCGATTTAGTGGGGGGACGGGGACAAATCAGTGCGGCGATCGTCGATTTATCCCCCACAACCGCAGATCTAACCCTCACCTCAGACTACCGTCAGGACTTAGAGGCTTTACCTCCGGTCAACTTTTCTCAAGTGCGTGATTTACCGGAATGGGGCGATATCTTTTCCGACTTTTGCCTCTTCATTCGTCCTTCTGATGAGGGGGAAGAACAGCAATTTCTACAACGAGTAACCGACTATCTGAAAGTTCACTGTCAACGGGCCACCGCCAGTCAACCGGTCAGTGGTGAAGCCCTCGCACAGGTGCGAGCAGGACAGTTGTATTACTGTAACAAACAACGGCAAAATGACAAGACGCGGCGTGTATTAGAGAAAGCCTTTGGGGAGGCTTGGGCCGAACGCTATATGACCTCAGTTCTCTTTGACTTGCCCCCAGAAGCCGCAGCCTAG
- the patX gene encoding heterocyst-inhibiting protein PatX gives MSIYKTLFLSSLLLMGFAVNVQAERVSSNSNYETLSQVFSTDGSNADTVPHRGSGR, from the coding sequence ATGAGCATCTATAAAACTCTTTTCCTCTCTAGCTTGCTATTAATGGGATTCGCTGTCAACGTCCAAGCTGAACGCGTATCCTCCAATTCCAACTACGAAACCCTAAGTCAAGTGTTCTCGACCGATGGCAGTAATGCGGATACCGTTCCCCACCGTGGTAGCGGTCGCTAA
- the crtH gene encoding carotenoid isomerase, producing the protein MTATAASSPSQARSPQTYDAIIIGSGMGGLVTASQLASKGAKVLVLERYLIPGGSAGYFERSGYRFDVGASMIFGFGDEGTTNLLTRALEAVNMSLETVADPVQIHYHLPNQLELKVHRHYEGFISELTAKFPHERQGIRRFYDECWKIFNCLNSMELLSLEEPRYLMRVFFQHPLACLGLVKYLPQNVGDIARRHIQDPELLKFIDIECYCWSVVPADLTPAINGGMVFSDRHYGGINYPKGGVGAIAEALVEGIEKAGGEIRYKARVTKIITEGRRAVGVKLASGDSLYGRRIVSNATRWDTFENLLPPEKMPPQERRWQKRYRKSPGFLSLHMGVAADVLPPNTECHHIILEDWQQMEAAQGTLFVSIPTLLDPSLAPEGYHIIHAFTPDWLESWQHLPPDEYEQRKEAAAWEVVDRLEAFFPGLDSGLDYLEVGTPRTHRRFLGRDEGTYGPIPRHKLPGLLTMPFNRTAVPGLYCVGDSTFPGQGLNAVAFSGFACAHRIAVDLGL; encoded by the coding sequence ATGACTGCAACAGCGGCTTCTTCCCCCTCCCAGGCGCGATCGCCCCAAACCTATGATGCCATTATCATCGGCTCGGGCATGGGGGGCCTCGTCACCGCCAGCCAACTGGCTAGCAAAGGGGCAAAGGTTCTCGTTCTCGAACGCTATCTGATCCCCGGCGGCAGTGCCGGCTACTTTGAACGCTCAGGCTATCGCTTTGACGTAGGGGCCTCGATGATTTTTGGCTTTGGAGACGAGGGAACCACGAACCTACTAACCCGGGCCCTAGAGGCGGTGAACATGAGCCTGGAAACCGTCGCCGATCCCGTGCAAATCCACTATCACCTTCCCAACCAATTAGAACTGAAAGTTCATCGCCACTACGAAGGCTTTATCAGTGAACTCACCGCCAAATTTCCCCACGAACGCCAGGGAATTCGTCGCTTTTACGATGAATGTTGGAAAATCTTCAACTGTCTTAACAGCATGGAGTTGCTGTCCCTAGAAGAACCCCGCTACCTCATGCGGGTCTTTTTCCAACATCCCCTAGCCTGTTTAGGATTGGTCAAATACTTACCCCAAAATGTCGGCGATATTGCCCGTCGCCATATCCAAGACCCAGAACTTCTGAAATTTATTGATATTGAATGCTACTGCTGGTCCGTGGTTCCGGCGGATCTTACCCCAGCAATTAATGGGGGCATGGTCTTTAGCGATCGCCATTATGGCGGCATCAACTACCCCAAAGGCGGCGTGGGAGCCATCGCCGAGGCCCTCGTCGAGGGCATCGAAAAAGCGGGGGGAGAAATCCGCTACAAGGCCCGCGTCACGAAAATCATCACCGAGGGCCGGCGGGCCGTCGGAGTGAAACTGGCCTCTGGAGACAGCCTCTATGGCCGTCGTATCGTCTCCAACGCCACCCGCTGGGATACCTTCGAGAACCTGCTTCCTCCCGAGAAGATGCCCCCCCAAGAACGTCGCTGGCAGAAGCGATATCGCAAATCCCCCGGCTTCTTGAGTCTACATATGGGGGTCGCCGCTGACGTCCTGCCTCCCAACACTGAATGCCATCATATTATCCTAGAGGACTGGCAACAGATGGAGGCGGCCCAGGGAACCCTATTTGTCTCCATTCCCACCCTCTTAGACCCCAGTCTGGCTCCCGAGGGCTATCATATTATCCATGCCTTCACCCCCGACTGGCTGGAGTCTTGGCAACATCTGCCCCCAGATGAGTATGAACAGCGTAAGGAGGCCGCCGCCTGGGAGGTGGTCGATCGCCTCGAAGCCTTTTTCCCCGGTTTAGATTCTGGATTGGACTATCTAGAAGTGGGAACCCCGCGCACCCATCGCCGCTTCCTAGGACGAGATGAAGGTACCTATGGCCCCATTCCCCGCCATAAACTCCCCGGCTTACTGACCATGCCCTTCAATCGTACTGCCGTCCCCGGCTTGTATTGTGTCGGTGATAGCACCTTTCCCGGTCAGGGCCTAAATGCAGTCGCCTTTTCCGGCTTTGCCTGTGCCCATCGCATTGCTGTCGATTTAGGTCTTTAG
- a CDS encoding DUF305 domain-containing protein, with product MKTFKRLTGAGLGLTAALALGLGACSAPEDPDSPMADGGGMPEEPQGMEPEDPMAPQPGMDAPGQPNQGMDEPGMPGESMDGQMHDHGMHMTAMYLGPADEEFELRFLDAMILHHEGAVEMAEDALDKSEREEIRQLSQEIIDAQEDEITQMEDWRGDWYAEAPEERQMYDAQMSQTVEMSDSMKSAMKMDMDLGEADDDFDLRYINAMIAHHEGALDMARQVLDNSDRPELQEFAEMVIETQTAEIQEMLALRDSWYLDS from the coding sequence ATGAAGACTTTTAAGCGATTGACCGGTGCTGGATTGGGTTTGACCGCAGCCCTGGCGTTAGGACTCGGGGCTTGTAGTGCCCCAGAAGACCCCGACTCCCCCATGGCTGATGGCGGCGGGATGCCGGAAGAACCCCAGGGAATGGAACCCGAAGACCCCATGGCCCCCCAACCTGGCATGGATGCTCCTGGACAGCCGAATCAGGGGATGGATGAGCCTGGAATGCCTGGCGAGTCTATGGACGGTCAGATGCACGACCATGGAATGCACATGACGGCCATGTATCTCGGCCCGGCTGATGAGGAGTTTGAACTGCGCTTCCTCGATGCCATGATCCTCCATCATGAGGGTGCCGTTGAGATGGCCGAAGATGCCCTAGATAAGTCGGAACGGGAAGAAATTCGCCAACTCTCCCAGGAAATTATTGACGCTCAAGAAGACGAGATTACCCAGATGGAAGACTGGCGCGGTGACTGGTATGCTGAGGCCCCGGAAGAGCGCCAGATGTATGATGCTCAGATGTCTCAGACGGTAGAGATGAGCGACAGCATGAAATCTGCCATGAAAATGGATATGGATCTCGGTGAAGCCGATGACGATTTTGATTTGCGCTATATCAATGCCATGATTGCCCATCATGAAGGGGCATTAGATATGGCCCGTCAGGTGTTGGACAATAGCGATCGCCCGGAACTGCAAGAGTTTGCCGAAATGGTCATCGAGACGCAAACCGCTGAAATCCAAGAAATGCTGGCCCTGCGGGATAGCTGGTATCTCGACAGCTAA
- a CDS encoding PQQ-binding-like beta-propeller repeat protein, translating into MALTRRQLTRYTLSLGLAAWLPGRLRSSQDSQTPPLVTPTSLSDTITRQVTEILNASPKLDVAETQLLVPTYLGNDQRRYYGQGTPEALNVQHRFYLGSGISIVGGVPYTWSGAGWTGQPTLVRDRGRLYLVIGAYDHQLRKIDLDTQEVVWTYRFDDILKGTATIYIDETASEENQVVVLQGSRLGNNKSLASAFVPSFRAVSFRTGQELWRMNIRRTDSYSRDNDSSPLYLGNHTLFNAGENSIGYFINSRVEQRRPEQGFFVPEVYKELQLYEAEDVPLYQGNLVAESSPARSGDRLYLASGGGRIYGIDIPSQEIVWRFRAGGDLNGSISIAQDGKLFSTVDRERIPGQGGAYKLDPSKPDPDCVDWFLPTGNVRFAEWEGGITGSVALNDQYRAPNTPPLFATNAIDGHLYIGSQTQVTGEKVPGPFQQHQYDTPIIIFKDRIGASISTPIFTDGNRLISAGYNGVHLFQLNYDIASPDDPLALDGGQGQFYRISVEKISSFNLGGSFEATPVVWDGLVYLCSRDGWMYCLG; encoded by the coding sequence ATGGCCCTAACCCGACGACAACTCACACGATACACCCTGTCCCTAGGACTCGCCGCCTGGCTTCCTGGCCGACTCCGGTCATCTCAAGATAGCCAAACACCACCCCTCGTCACCCCCACCTCCCTCTCTGACACCATAACCCGTCAGGTCACCGAGATTCTTAACGCATCCCCCAAATTGGATGTCGCTGAAACCCAACTCCTCGTTCCCACCTATCTTGGCAACGACCAACGCCGCTACTATGGTCAGGGAACCCCCGAGGCCTTGAATGTCCAACATCGATTTTACCTTGGTAGTGGCATTAGCATTGTGGGTGGCGTCCCCTACACCTGGAGTGGGGCCGGCTGGACCGGACAACCGACCCTGGTGCGCGATCGCGGCCGTCTCTATTTGGTCATTGGGGCTTACGACCACCAACTGCGAAAAATCGATCTAGACACCCAAGAGGTGGTTTGGACCTATCGATTTGACGATATCCTCAAAGGAACCGCCACCATCTACATTGATGAAACCGCCAGCGAGGAGAATCAAGTCGTCGTACTACAAGGAAGTCGTCTAGGCAATAATAAATCCCTAGCCTCTGCGTTTGTCCCCAGTTTTCGTGCTGTTTCCTTCCGAACCGGTCAAGAACTCTGGCGCATGAATATCCGTAGAACCGATAGTTATAGCCGAGACAATGATAGTTCTCCGCTCTATTTAGGCAACCATACCCTCTTCAACGCCGGGGAGAACTCCATCGGCTATTTTATCAACAGTCGCGTTGAGCAACGTCGTCCCGAGCAAGGATTTTTTGTCCCCGAAGTTTATAAAGAACTGCAACTCTACGAAGCCGAAGATGTCCCCCTGTACCAGGGTAACCTCGTCGCCGAATCCTCCCCCGCCCGCTCGGGCGATCGCCTCTACTTAGCCTCAGGCGGGGGACGCATTTACGGGATTGACATTCCCAGTCAGGAGATTGTCTGGCGATTTCGCGCTGGGGGAGACCTCAACGGAAGCATCAGCATCGCCCAAGACGGTAAACTCTTCAGTACCGTCGATCGCGAACGTATCCCCGGCCAGGGAGGCGCCTACAAACTCGACCCCAGTAAACCCGATCCCGACTGCGTGGACTGGTTTCTCCCCACCGGAAATGTCCGTTTTGCCGAATGGGAGGGAGGAATCACCGGTTCCGTGGCCCTCAATGACCAATATCGCGCCCCCAACACCCCGCCTCTGTTTGCCACCAACGCCATCGACGGTCATCTCTACATCGGCAGTCAAACCCAAGTCACAGGGGAAAAGGTTCCCGGCCCCTTCCAACAACACCAGTACGACACCCCCATTATCATCTTCAAAGACCGTATTGGCGCCTCCATCTCCACCCCCATCTTCACCGATGGCAATCGTCTCATCTCCGCCGGCTATAACGGTGTCCATCTGTTTCAACTCAACTATGACATCGCCTCCCCTGACGATCCCCTGGCCCTAGATGGGGGCCAGGGACAGTTCTATCGCATCAGCGTCGAGAAAATCTCTAGCTTCAACCTGGGAGGATCGTTTGAGGCCACCCCAGTTGTCTGGGATGGCCTCGTCTATCTCTGTAGTCGCGACGGCTGGATGTATTGTCTTGGCTAG
- a CDS encoding Npun_R2479 family HD domain-containing metalloprotein encodes MFNATEILIQAFVEELREGYHRTYGGYKPDYADIIAWAGGMALENIANSDALYHTVEHTIGVALVGQEILRGKHIREGGISCEDWLHFILSLVCSDIGYVKGVCRQDNLEKHCFDSGKGELIQLGCGATDASLAPYHVDRSQRFVEERFHGHKLIEAREIKDNIELTRTLSSESPGYEDTSGFPGLTRAADLIGQLSDPRYLNKLGALYYEYEEANYNQKLGYRHAGDLRQSHSQQYWSLIYPAIEPALEYLGLTQEGKQIVANVYANVFVVEHDNTRTTISTDLEQS; translated from the coding sequence ATGTTCAACGCCACTGAAATTTTAATTCAAGCATTTGTCGAGGAGTTACGGGAAGGGTATCATCGCACCTATGGCGGCTATAAACCTGATTATGCTGATATTATCGCTTGGGCCGGTGGCATGGCATTGGAAAATATTGCCAACAGTGATGCCCTTTACCATACTGTAGAACATACCATTGGTGTAGCACTGGTGGGTCAGGAAATTCTCCGAGGAAAACATATCCGTGAGGGAGGAATTAGCTGCGAAGATTGGCTCCATTTTATTCTCTCGCTGGTCTGTAGTGATATTGGCTATGTCAAGGGAGTTTGTCGTCAGGATAACCTAGAAAAGCATTGTTTTGATTCTGGCAAGGGCGAGCTAATTCAACTCGGTTGTGGTGCCACGGATGCCAGTTTAGCCCCCTATCATGTCGATCGCAGTCAACGCTTTGTAGAGGAACGATTCCACGGCCATAAGCTGATTGAAGCCCGAGAAATTAAGGACAATATTGAGTTAACTCGTACCCTATCGTCGGAGAGTCCTGGCTATGAGGATACCTCTGGCTTTCCCGGCTTAACTCGTGCGGCAGATCTGATTGGCCAGTTAAGTGATCCCCGTTATCTCAATAAGTTAGGTGCTCTTTACTATGAGTATGAGGAGGCAAACTATAACCAAAAGTTGGGCTATCGTCATGCAGGGGATTTACGTCAAAGCCATTCTCAACAGTATTGGTCGTTGATTTATCCAGCGATTGAACCGGCATTGGAGTATTTAGGCTTGACGCAAGAAGGCAAGCAAATTGTTGCCAATGTCTATGCTAATGTGTTTGTCGTAGAACATGATAATACACGTACGACGATTTCCACGGATTTGGAACAATCTTAA
- a CDS encoding ArsR/SmtB family transcription factor, whose product MKSSSEQPPDPLILGFRALSDPLRLQIIEHLCDRELCVCDLCDRLDTPQSKLSFHLKVLKDAHLVQPRQEGRWMYYRLDRGHLHQLEQYLNRLNIVTTDVSASSCS is encoded by the coding sequence ATGAAATCGTCCAGTGAACAGCCTCCCGACCCACTCATCCTGGGATTTCGGGCTTTAAGTGATCCCTTGCGCTTACAAATTATCGAACATTTGTGCGATCGCGAACTTTGCGTCTGTGATTTATGCGATCGCCTCGACACCCCCCAATCAAAACTCTCCTTTCATCTCAAGGTTCTCAAAGACGCTCATTTGGTGCAGCCGCGACAAGAAGGACGCTGGATGTATTATCGACTCGACCGAGGACACTTGCATCAATTAGAACAGTATTTAAATCGCCTCAACATCGTAACTACCGATGTTTCTGCTTCTTCCTGTTCCTGA